A stretch of the Hippoglossus hippoglossus isolate fHipHip1 chromosome 1, fHipHip1.pri, whole genome shotgun sequence genome encodes the following:
- the LOC117774175 gene encoding zinc finger protein 239-like: MSSPEELKPAEADESRTHHCQNCGKGFSRICSLRRHELTHTEEELYHCEQCGSSFSQLNAYNLHLYTHPEETLYCCDQCGMDFSDQSSYRKHLRDHTGPYQCDQCEKSFSYFSIYKIHMRVHTKEKPYCCDQCPKSFSFLSSYKRHLLSHSGEKPYQCDFCGKSFTQSGHFSLHLRNHTGEKPFECEQCDKSFSDLSSYKIHLRVHTGEKPYCCDQCGRSFSQLGNYKSHMRIHTGEKPFHCELCEKSFSISKTYKQHVRTHTGEKPYQCKDCGKGFGRLSNYMRHLRIHTGEQPFSCEQCGKCFNSSYSYSRHLRVHTGEKPYWCSQCKRLFTRSQSLKKHRCVEVDEESLSVCTKEEQISCSLTESTSDNQ; the protein is encoded by the exons ATGagttctccagaggag ttgaaACCGGCAGAGGCAGACGAGAGCAGAACTCATCACTGTCAGAACTGTGGGAAAGGTTTTAGTCGGATTTGTAGTCTTAGAAGACATGAACTCACCCACACTGAGGAAGAACTGTATCACTGTGAACAATGTGGCAGCAGCTTCAGCCAACTAAATGCATACAACCTCCACTTGTATACCCACCCTGAAGAGACGCTGTACTGCTGTGACCAGTGTGGGATGGATTTCAGTGACCAGAGCTCTTACAGGAAACACCTGCGTGACCACACTGGACCATACCAGTGTGACCAGTGTGAAAAGAGTTTCAGTTACTTCAGCATTTACAAGATACACATGCGAGTCCACACGAAAGAAAAGCCGTACTGCTGTGACCAGTGTCCAAAGAGTTTTAGCTTTTTAAGCTCATACAAGCGACACCTGCTCAGCCACAGTGGAGAGAAGCCGTACCAGTGTGACTTCTGTGGAAAGAGTTTCACCCAGTCTGGACATTTTAGTCTGCATCTACGCAACCACACAGGAGAAAAACCGTTTGAGTGTGAGCAGTGTGACAAGAGTTTCAGTGACTTGAGCAGTTATAAGATACACCTTCGTGTCCACACCGGAGAGAAACCTTATTGCTGTGACCAGTGTGGGAGGAGTTTCTCTCAGTTAGGTAATTACAAGTCACACATGCGTATCCACACCGGAGAAAAACCTTTCCACTGTGAACTATGTGAGAAAAGTTTCTCTATCtcaaaaacatataaacaacaTGTGCGCACGCACACAGGAGAAAAACCATACCAGTGTAAAGATTGTGGGAAAGGTTTTGGTCGCTTGAGCAACTATATGCGCCACCTACGTATCCATACAGGAGAGCAACCATTCAGCTGTGAGCAGTGTGGGAAATGTTTCAACAGTTCATACAGTTACAGCCGTCACCTGCGAGTCCACACCGGGGAGAAACCTTACTGGTGTTCGCAGTGTAAGAGGCTGTTCACACGCTCACAGTCTTTAAAGAAACACCGCTGCGTTGAGGTAGATGAAGAAAGTTTATCTGTGTGCACCAAAGAAGAACAAATTAGTTGCTCATTAACAGAATCTACAAGTGACAACCAGTAA
- the LOC117775973 gene encoding UPF0687 protein C20orf27 homolog has product MATGRKGSTSKAGGVHFPDDNGPPDSPTRRDDQSNLSTLIATQEKDGSYLVKAGFLKSHHCYEIVFSVQDVPTLGKELLCLPSSSPTRRSSSLRVHHINSSLEGVKVTCEYRTHQEGVLQEEVNLVSRGRKACSLKVRLQARVIDPHHGTPMLLEGVRCLGAQRDAHTRHSSDRKRI; this is encoded by the exons atggcaacaggaaGAAAAG GCTCTACGTCCAAAGCGGGTGGCGTGCATTTCCCTGACGATAACGGGCCCCCTGACTCTCCAACACGCAGAGATGACCAGTCAAACCTCTCCACTCTCATTGCTACTCAAGAAAAGGATGGCAGCTACCTGGTCAAG GCTGGTTTCCTGAAGAGCCACCACTGTTATGAGATTGTCTTCAGCGTTCAAGATGTACCCACACTGGGCAAAGAgctcctctgtctcccctccTCGTCTCCGACCCGGAGGTCCTCCAGCCTCCGTGTCCATCACATCAACTCCTCACTGGAGG GAGTAAAGGTAACATGTGAGTACAGGACTCACCAGGAGGGGGTGCTGCAGGAAGAGGTCAATCTGGTTagcagagggagaaaagccTGCAGTCTGAAGGTCAGACTCCAGGCCAGAGTCATCG aCCCACATCATGGGACTCCCATGCTGCTGGAGGGGGTGAGGTGCCTGGGTGCTCAGAGAGACGCCCACACAAGACACAGCAGTGATCGTAAGAGGATATGA